The Planctomycetia bacterium region CGACAACTCTGGGCTACAGGTCGCACTGAATGCCATCCCAAATCTTCGATGGCTGCTCCCACGCCAACCGCTGATAAAGAGCGTGTCTATGCACTCTTTGCAACGGCTGATCTCGCCTGTTTCGATCATCAGGGTAACATGCTCTGGTATCGGCCACTCACACAGGAATACCCCAGCATCTCAAATCAGGTAGGCATGGCATCATCGCTATTGCTAGCCGACCAGACTCTCATCATTCCCATGCAGAACACTGGTGAAGCGTCGTTCTACCTCGCGGTCGATACTGCGACAGGAAATGATAAATGGAAGATCAAGCTCAACAAGGAAGTAGCTTGGAGCACACCATGCCTGATGAAGCAGAATAATCGACAACTGTTGGTCTATCAGGATGATGTGGGGTTGCATGCAGTAGATGCTTCAACAGGCCAGCCTGCCTGGAATTTCACGACGTTCAAAACCAATGGTATCGTCGGGCCATCCGTGCTGGATAACGACAAGATCGTCGTGGCAGGCGATGAATTTGCAGTGCTCAAGCCGGGCGCTGATGACACCACACCGAGCATCGTCTGGAAAACCAACAAGGTTCGCCTGGGTTATTGCACGCCGCTGCAACTCGACGGCAAAATGATTACGCTCACCAACAACGGCGTGATCAGTTGCATCAAAACTACCGATGGCACCGTGCTCTGGCAGCAACGGGTGAAAGGCAGTTTCGCCGCCAGTCCGGTTCTGGTGCAAGATAAAGTCTTGGTAGTCAACGAAGAAGGCACGTCATTCATTCTTGAAGTCGGCGAAAAGGAAGGCAAGATTCTCCACACCAATGCCCTCGGTGCCGAGAACATGCTGGGTACTCCAGCCGTAGCGAACGATAAACTCTACTTCCGCTCCGATGCCATGCTCTACTGCGTAGGCAAGAAACCATAATAAAAAAGTTGATAGCTGTGGCAGGGTCATGCATGTACTCATGCATGACCCTGCAAGATTACCGAGTTGTTGCACATCCAGCAGGGTCATTCGGAGTACCGGATAACCCTGCCACACTCACGTCTTACTTCCGCGCCTTCAATCGATCCATCACCGACTTGCGGCTCGAATCGAACGCAAACGTCTCCAGCACGCGGTGAAGATTCTCCTTGTCGATCAGATGATCGTAAAGCAGCACCGCTGCCCGGATGCGGTCATTGTCAAAGCTGAACTGCTTCAACAGCACGATGGCTTGATCGCTGGTGACATAGGCACTCAGCAGATGATCCTCAAGAAATCCGATCTTATCCTTATCAAACGCCTTGCTGCGGAAGTTCGTTAAAAAACGATTGAAGCTCTCGTTAGACATGGCAGTCGGGCGGTTGTTGAAATTCCCTTGGGCTTGCATGAGTTGTTTCAGTTGCAGTTCGATACGTGTCAAGAGAAGATCTACCTTGTCGCGATTGGCAGAGCCAGGCGTCCTCTTCAGCAACTCCCTCGCTTCCGCCAGGTCTTTGAGCATGCCTGCAACGGGTGAATTCGCATCTTCCCGATTATTGCGTTCGGTGGCAAACTGCGCCTGCAGCGATGGTACACAGTAGAGTGCGATGAGTACAACAATGCGGTACATGGTATCACCAGAGTAGTGGTTGTCTTAGTTACTTGCATTGATCGTACACTTCCCAAACATGGCTGCAAGCTCGGTTTACTGTTTGATCCACCAGGCAATTCATGTAAAGTATGTTCACCTTTACGAGTGAACAACGCATTCTCCCCTCTCCCTCCTGGGGAGAGGGGTTGGGGGTGAGGGGTTCTTGTTGTTAGGCACAATAAGTGGAAATGAGTGATAAGGAAATACCATGACACCCCGCAAGTTTGCACCACGCTGGTTACTTTTGATTCTGCCACTGCTTACCATGGTGGCCATTGCCCAGGTCGGTTCCCAAGTAAAACCCCTGGCAGCAGTCATGAGCGATGCTGCCAACCACTGGCTGACGCTGCTCCATGACGAGGAAAAGAAAACCGCCTGCTATGCCTTTGATGATAAGGAACGCTTTGCCTGGTTCTTTGTCCCGCTGCAGGACAAGGACAAAAATCCAACCCGCAAAGGCCTCCGGCTCGAGAAGATGAACCAGGCCCAAAAAGATGCGGCAATTGATCTGGTTAAAACAGCACTCAGCGAAGCTGGCTTTCGCAAGGTGCAAACCATTATCTCCCTCGAAAGTCTGCTGGCGGAACAGGAAAAAGGCCGTGGCCCGGTACGCAATCCCGGCTGGTACTTCCTCACCATCTTCGGCACACCCAGCCTGACATCTGCCTGGGGCTGGAGAATCGATGGGCACCATCTGTCACTCAACATCACCATCGATAACGGCCGGGTTGTCAGCGTCACGCCAGCCTTTTTCGGTTCCAATCCAGGTGAAGTAAAAACCGGCCCCCGCCAGGGCACCAGACCACTGGCTACTACGCTTGATAATGCGATAGCTTTGGTAGCTTCACTGAGTGCCGATCAACAGAAACTGGCGAAGCAGAAAGACGCGTTCCCTGAAGTGCAGGGCGGTACGCTAGCTGCAAAAGTCACAAATCCCCCCGGCATTCGTTTCGGCGATCTGCAGCCGCCACAACAGGCAGCCATGCAGCAACTGCTCAATGCCTATTTGGAAAATTTCGCTGGAGAGTTGCAGGCCAGCGAACGGGCCCGGATGCAAATGGCTGGTCTCGACCAGATTCACTTCGCGTATTCAGGCACCATGGAACCCGGCACACCGGTTACCTATCGACTGCAAGGCCCCAATCTACTCGTCGAATTCCTCAATGTGCAGGGCGATGCTGCGGGCAACAAGAACAACCACTATCACAGCAGTTGGCGGGCCTTGCCCTCCGATTTTGGCAAAGCAGCCAGGTAGCTGAACCAGACCGAAACTCAGACTGTCCTAATTCTCGGCTGACTCTTAGAATAGGCAAAGCAAACCGGAGGGGTGGCAGAGCGGTTGATTGCACCGGTCTTGAAAACCGGAGACGCGCGAGCGTTCATGGGTTCGAATCCCATCCCCTCCGCTCCATAATCACAGATACCCTATTTTGCAGTATCGTTTCGCGGATTCCTCAGAAAATACATCCTGCCATCCTCTGCCCCACCCACGAAATCCGGGATGCCATCAGCATCGAAATCAACCACCGTCGGACTGACGTCGTGGCCTTCGATATTCTGTTTCGCCAGCGTTTGAGGCTTGCTGAACATCCACTTTCCATTCTTTTCTCCCAGGCCGCGATACCAGTCGGCGTTCTTTGAATTAACCAATAAATCCATCACGCCGTCGCCATCCCAGTCGGCAACGCAGAGTTTTCTCCGGCCTGAGCCACCTGCAGGCTTGGCATTCAACCTTAGAGCCTGACCTGATTCATCCACCAGAATACGCTGCGGCTGCTGGAGCAGCAGTTGTTCCCCCATTTTCGTACGCGGGAAATAGGCCAGATACCCTTCGTGATCGAGCATGATCAGGTCATGGAGACCATCCCGATTCAAATCGTGTACCACAGGTGTCGTTCGCCACTGCGTCAGCAGCCCCTTACCGGTCGGCTTGCGCCAGCCCCACTTCAGTGCAGGTTGTTCGGTTTTCCATTCGACTTCAATCGGAATCGGACCGGTAAACCGAGGCACATGCCGGTTGCCAACGTTCTTCAGCCAGCACACCTCGCCGAGAATGCTGTTCAGCACGATATCGGGCAAGCCATTCTGATCCCAGTCTGCCACGCTGAAAGTGGTGTAACCCCACTTCGCCTCAGCGGGGCCTTGAATGCTGCCGTTGGGTCCAGCCTTGATGCGAAAAGGCTTATCGCCGATCATAATCTTTTTCGGAGCGGCCCACTTGGGGTTGGCTACCCCTTTGCCACTCAGGTTCTCGAACCACTCAATGTAACCAGCGGTGTTACCACTGATCAGATCAATATCGCCATCTGCATCCCAGTCAAATCCCACGGGTGTTGCCAGCGCTCCGCATTTCAGTGTGTCTGCTTCCTGCTGAAAATACCGGGGCTGGTTAAAAATGGGTGATCTATCGCGGTGATGCGTTCCGGTGTTTCCAATCAATGCTACCCGGCCATCTTCGTCGCCGACAATCAGATCGAGGAAGCCATCCTTGTTCCAGTCGAAAGCGACTGGAACAATCATCTGCAGATCCATTCTTAAGGGAGCACCCGACGCATCGAGCAAGTGAATGCCCGAACGATACTGGGGCTTCGTTCGTGTCCCCACATTCTCGAAGTAGGTGAAGCCATCAAGGAATTCGCCACAGAGTAAATCCAGGTCGCCATCGCCATCGAAATCGGCAAAGTTGGGTGACGGACAACCATATACACTGATGCGTTCACCTTCAGCGAGTACATGGAAAGGCGGAGCATACTTTGGGGCATCATCTGTGCCCAGATTGCGATGGATGAGCACAAAACCATGCAGCGGGCCGTTCACCCATTCGCCCCGTTCATTCCAGGCATCGTCCCAGCCGTAGTAGCTCCAGTCTTCAATGCCAGTCACCAGGTCGAGCTTGCCATCGCCATCGTAATCAACGTAACGCCATTGATTATGCCGCACCTTA contains the following coding sequences:
- a CDS encoding PQQ-like beta-propeller repeat protein; the protein is MRNMAILSVFIFSSALLASDWPGYRGNGTAAGKSNAPLTWSKTENLLWSAPLPGKGPASPIAIGNTVFITASSGFKNDRLHVMAYEGTTGKKLWERQLWATGRTECHPKSSMAAPTPTADKERVYALFATADLACFDHQGNMLWYRPLTQEYPSISNQVGMASSLLLADQTLIIPMQNTGEASFYLAVDTATGNDKWKIKLNKEVAWSTPCLMKQNNRQLLVYQDDVGLHAVDASTGQPAWNFTTFKTNGIVGPSVLDNDKIVVAGDEFAVLKPGADDTTPSIVWKTNKVRLGYCTPLQLDGKMITLTNNGVISCIKTTDGTVLWQQRVKGSFAASPVLVQDKVLVVNEEGTSFILEVGEKEGKILHTNALGAENMLGTPAVANDKLYFRSDAMLYCVGKKP
- a CDS encoding DUF4476 domain-containing protein, whose amino-acid sequence is MYRIVVLIALYCVPSLQAQFATERNNREDANSPVAGMLKDLAEARELLKRTPGSANRDKVDLLLTRIELQLKQLMQAQGNFNNRPTAMSNESFNRFLTNFRSKAFDKDKIGFLEDHLLSAYVTSDQAIVLLKQFSFDNDRIRAAVLLYDHLIDKENLHRVLETFAFDSSRKSVMDRLKARK
- a CDS encoding DUF3500 domain-containing protein, with product MTPRKFAPRWLLLILPLLTMVAIAQVGSQVKPLAAVMSDAANHWLTLLHDEEKKTACYAFDDKERFAWFFVPLQDKDKNPTRKGLRLEKMNQAQKDAAIDLVKTALSEAGFRKVQTIISLESLLAEQEKGRGPVRNPGWYFLTIFGTPSLTSAWGWRIDGHHLSLNITIDNGRVVSVTPAFFGSNPGEVKTGPRQGTRPLATTLDNAIALVASLSADQQKLAKQKDAFPEVQGGTLAAKVTNPPGIRFGDLQPPQQAAMQQLLNAYLENFAGELQASERARMQMAGLDQIHFAYSGTMEPGTPVTYRLQGPNLLVEFLNVQGDAAGNKNNHYHSSWRALPSDFGKAAR
- a CDS encoding VCBS repeat-containing protein: MRNWIAVLILVGSASFVSCFGQDLQPLKYNHPGLMVDLGVGLWAWPIPCDADGDGDYDLIVSCPDKPSNGVWLFENTQGDTTVHKMPVFKPGKRLSATKYYVMPSYVDGKMRVLSPGFEYKDFNKTGLDQRMPLPLAANFYKPEGPQTKGPKVRHNQWRYVDYDGDGKLDLVTGIEDWSYYGWDDAWNERGEWVNGPLHGFVLIHRNLGTDDAPKYAPPFHVLAEGERISVYGCPSPNFADFDGDGDLDLLCGEFLDGFTYFENVGTRTKPQYRSGIHLLDASGAPLRMDLQMIVPVAFDWNKDGFLDLIVGDEDGRVALIGNTGTHHRDRSPIFNQPRYFQQEADTLKCGALATPVGFDWDADGDIDLISGNTAGYIEWFENLSGKGVANPKWAAPKKIMIGDKPFRIKAGPNGSIQGPAEAKWGYTTFSVADWDQNGLPDIVLNSILGEVCWLKNVGNRHVPRFTGPIPIEVEWKTEQPALKWGWRKPTGKGLLTQWRTTPVVHDLNRDGLHDLIMLDHEGYLAYFPRTKMGEQLLLQQPQRILVDESGQALRLNAKPAGGSGRRKLCVADWDGDGVMDLLVNSKNADWYRGLGEKNGKWMFSKPQTLAKQNIEGHDVSPTVVDFDADGIPDFVGGAEDGRMYFLRNPRNDTAK